Proteins from one Mesotoga infera genomic window:
- a CDS encoding OmpH family outer membrane protein — MKKTLQVVFMVVIIAVVGVVVVSEGGAGPSDPARIAFADMQKVLEATKDWNTLNTDYQKDMQFYQAQLDSLSKEYQDLVASGASQESLAVKQQEILTKKSQYEQTLETTYNAKLQVIMEQVNKRIRDYSTFIGIDMVISSEVVVYGAPAYDVTDAIIEYMKGFQK; from the coding sequence GTGAAAAAAACCCTGCAGGTTGTTTTTATGGTAGTTATAATCGCCGTGGTCGGAGTCGTTGTCGTTTCCGAAGGCGGTGCAGGGCCTTCCGATCCCGCGAGGATCGCTTTCGCAGACATGCAGAAAGTCCTTGAGGCCACGAAAGACTGGAATACGCTCAACACCGATTACCAGAAGGATATGCAGTTTTATCAGGCACAGCTGGACAGTCTGAGCAAAGAGTATCAGGATCTTGTGGCTTCAGGAGCGAGCCAGGAGTCGCTGGCCGTTAAGCAGCAGGAGATACTGACGAAGAAAAGCCAGTACGAGCAGACTCTAGAAACCACCTACAACGCGAAGCTTCAGGTAATCATGGAACAGGTGAACAAGAGAATAAGGGATTACTCAACATTTATAGGAATCGATATGGTAATATCCAGCGAAGTCGTAGTCTATGGCGCGCCGGCTTACGATGTCACCGACGCCATAATCGAATACATGAAAGGATTCCAGAAGTGA